A DNA window from Fodinibius sp. Rm-B-1B1-1 contains the following coding sequences:
- a CDS encoding NAD(P)/FAD-dependent oxidoreductase, translated as MNSPSQTYQVAIVGGGPVGLFLGLCLEQADISFIILEKRTAPKPGSRSLGIHPVSLELFDELGIANSFLNQGAKIEQGHAFANTKKLGTLSFDDCPNPFNFILAHPQNQTEHLLEQSLINRNPFCLRRDVEVTQITEQQDHVRILFQDGGITSNIKTKFLVGCDGKNSLVRRQSNISYEGKQYPDTYIMGDSTDHTDFGNDAAIFLCDEGLIESFPLPDNNRRWVVKTSSYLPEVNPHDITDRVKHRIGTNFNETDFSMLSSFGVQKFIASPMAKNRIILCGDAAHVVSPIGGQGMNLGWLAAKDLANTLAHILQQDQSISNLLTLYQQRRTHAAQNAIRRAEINMWLGRQTSFPALRNSIVSIMLKKPFSNFMANIFTMRGLERWPF; from the coding sequence ATGAATAGCCCATCCCAAACATACCAAGTAGCCATTGTAGGGGGCGGTCCTGTGGGGCTTTTTTTAGGATTATGTCTTGAACAGGCGGATATCTCATTCATCATCCTGGAAAAAAGAACCGCTCCAAAACCTGGATCTCGTTCACTGGGCATCCATCCGGTCTCATTAGAACTGTTTGATGAATTGGGCATCGCAAACTCATTTTTAAATCAAGGTGCAAAAATCGAACAGGGACATGCTTTTGCTAATACCAAAAAATTAGGGACGCTATCCTTTGATGACTGTCCCAATCCCTTCAACTTTATTTTAGCCCATCCCCAAAACCAGACCGAACATCTCTTGGAGCAATCACTTATAAACCGCAATCCTTTTTGTCTCCGTAGAGATGTTGAAGTTACACAAATAACGGAACAACAAGATCACGTTAGAATTTTGTTTCAGGATGGTGGTATAACTTCAAATATTAAAACGAAGTTCTTGGTTGGTTGTGATGGCAAAAATAGCTTAGTCCGTAGACAATCAAACATTTCTTACGAGGGTAAACAGTATCCTGACACCTATATCATGGGAGACTCCACCGACCATACTGACTTTGGTAATGACGCTGCTATTTTTCTCTGTGATGAAGGCCTGATCGAATCTTTTCCACTACCGGATAACAACCGCCGATGGGTTGTTAAGACTTCGTCGTATCTCCCCGAAGTTAATCCCCATGATATTACTGATCGAGTTAAACACAGGATTGGAACTAATTTTAATGAAACCGATTTTTCGATGCTGAGTAGTTTTGGCGTCCAAAAATTTATCGCTTCTCCCATGGCAAAGAATCGAATTATCCTTTGCGGTGATGCAGCTCACGTCGTTAGTCCCATTGGCGGGCAGGGAATGAATTTAGGTTGGCTTGCTGCTAAAGACCTTGCAAATACATTGGCGCATATATTACAACAGGATCAATCGATATCTAACCTGCTAACTTTATATCAACAACGTCGAACACATGCGGCACAGAATGCCATTCGCAGAGCTGAAATAAATATGTGGCTGGGAAGACAAACATCATTCCCTGCTTTGCGTAATAGCATCGTTTCGATAATGCTCAAAAAACCATTCTCCAACTTCATGGCAAATATTTTTACCATGCGGGGATTGGAACGATGGCCCTTTTAG
- a CDS encoding D-glycerate dehydrogenase has product MSERVLVTEPIIPEVIEKLENQYQVDVGKSGTYDNEEALINDIPAYDALLPMLSNPISEDVITAGTNLKVIANHAVGYNNINVKAAIKEDIAVANTPGVLTDSCAEFTIGLMLAVSRRLFDAQEYLLDGKFENWEPLGFLGTELNGNTLGIIGMGRIGTGVARRAKALGMNICYHNRSRVSPEIEQELNASYCSSIKELASQSNFISLHCPLTDDTHHLIDHEILDVMNSNTILINTSRGPVVDEEALAHALHNKTIGGAGLDVFEDEPKLHPKLKTAPNCVLTPHIASASYQTRKDIGLLAADAIIGILEGKSHSEIPNLIQP; this is encoded by the coding sequence ATGAGTGAACGTGTACTCGTCACAGAACCTATTATTCCTGAGGTTATTGAAAAGTTGGAAAACCAATACCAGGTAGATGTAGGCAAAAGTGGCACATATGACAACGAAGAGGCCCTCATCAACGATATTCCAGCTTATGATGCCCTGCTGCCTATGTTATCAAACCCCATCAGTGAGGATGTCATTACAGCAGGAACTAATCTCAAAGTTATTGCCAATCATGCCGTTGGCTACAATAACATCAATGTTAAAGCAGCTATAAAAGAGGATATCGCTGTTGCGAATACGCCCGGCGTACTAACCGACTCGTGTGCAGAATTTACCATCGGGTTAATGTTAGCTGTATCGCGCCGTTTGTTTGATGCTCAGGAATATCTGTTGGACGGAAAGTTTGAAAACTGGGAGCCCCTTGGCTTTTTAGGTACAGAATTAAATGGAAATACACTTGGAATTATAGGCATGGGACGTATTGGTACCGGAGTAGCCCGACGTGCCAAAGCCCTGGGAATGAACATTTGCTATCATAATAGAAGTCGCGTTTCCCCTGAAATTGAACAAGAACTCAATGCAAGCTATTGTTCTTCTATTAAAGAACTGGCGTCGCAATCCAATTTCATTTCATTACACTGCCCCCTAACAGATGATACCCATCATTTAATTGACCACGAGATACTGGACGTGATGAATAGTAATACTATCCTGATTAATACATCCAGGGGCCCTGTAGTTGATGAAGAAGCTCTTGCTCATGCTCTCCATAATAAAACTATTGGCGGAGCCGGGCTCGATGTTTTTGAAGATGAACCTAAACTGCATCCCAAATTAAAAACTGCCCCAAATTGCGTATTAACGCCTCATATTGCCAGTGCAAGCTACCAAACGCGTAAAGATATAGGCCTGCTCGCAGCGGATGCTATCATAGGAATATTAGAAGGAAAATCGCACTCCGAAATTCCCAACTTGATTCAACCCTAA
- a CDS encoding class I SAM-dependent methyltransferase, whose product MPLLLSKRDTTSQERMDDPNCDPEKLRNTYRQFEHINTLISQWRYIYKQHIRPKLHTQTHYSFLDIGFGGGDIPIKIAQWLTKDGISFNITAIDPDPRAINYIQSQEPTSKIEFLQCQLSDLDRANQQFDFILSNHLIHHLTKKELSNVCSLTEELCSGSVVFNDLQRSDWAYLLFNIFSRPFFRNSFITEDGLTSIKRSYTPKELQEVAPSKWTVRTLFPFRILLTYHHE is encoded by the coding sequence ATGCCCCTACTATTATCAAAGCGCGATACCACCAGCCAGGAACGAATGGACGACCCCAACTGCGATCCGGAAAAACTTCGGAACACCTACCGGCAGTTTGAGCATATTAACACTCTTATTTCACAGTGGCGATATATTTACAAACAACACATTCGCCCCAAATTACATACACAAACTCATTATTCTTTTTTGGATATTGGTTTTGGAGGCGGGGACATCCCAATAAAAATAGCTCAATGGTTAACCAAAGATGGCATATCATTCAATATTACCGCCATCGACCCCGATCCTCGAGCGATAAATTATATCCAGTCACAAGAACCAACTTCCAAAATAGAATTCTTGCAATGCCAACTTTCAGATTTAGATCGGGCCAATCAACAATTCGATTTTATACTGTCAAACCATTTAATACACCATCTAACGAAGAAAGAGCTATCAAACGTATGTTCTCTCACTGAAGAACTTTGTTCCGGCTCGGTTGTTTTCAATGATCTCCAAAGAAGTGACTGGGCTTACCTGCTATTCAACATTTTCTCTCGTCCTTTTTTCCGCAACTCTTTTATTACCGAAGATGGTCTAACATCAATCAAGCGGAGTTATACGCCCAAAGAGTTACAAGAGGTTGCCCCCTCAAAATGGACTGTTAGAACACTATTTCCATTTCGAATTCTGCTGACCTATCACCATGAATAG
- a CDS encoding histidine kinase dimerization/phosphoacceptor domain -containing protein — MSLQEENNIADTITFDAETSSSLEILLKNISSVNKAVKLRGVLKESIEVVRNVMNVEASSLMLLDKNTGELIVSMPTGPVKREVKGKRIEKGAGIGGWVIQHEKPFYSNDVSNSDLFAGDISENFTTRNIICVPLRNSQKNIIGVLQAINRKEGDFTDKDISVFEALADHVALAIERCRELQKMQDELEQRDLILTETHHRLKNNLSTITALIELELSDIEDEAAREVLQKTMARIKSMTEVHDFLYNNKPGDEIKLKLYLEGLSNKIANILSKKEQQVHIIIRAADVRLDTDRAMSCGLLLNELMVNCYKHAFGDNIEDPEIVIALSETEDEEIEFTVSDNGTGIGDDFSITESGSTGGWLINVLIRRLEADIQVQEDDGTTFVIRFQK; from the coding sequence ATGTCACTTCAGGAAGAAAATAATATAGCTGATACTATAACATTTGATGCAGAAACGAGCAGCAGTCTCGAGATTCTATTAAAAAACATTAGCAGTGTTAATAAGGCTGTTAAGTTGCGGGGCGTCTTAAAAGAAAGCATTGAAGTCGTTCGAAATGTAATGAATGTCGAGGCCAGCTCGCTGATGCTGTTGGATAAGAATACGGGAGAGCTGATTGTTAGTATGCCTACCGGGCCGGTAAAGAGAGAGGTGAAAGGAAAACGGATTGAAAAGGGGGCTGGTATTGGGGGTTGGGTTATCCAGCATGAAAAGCCTTTTTATTCTAATGATGTTAGCAACTCTGATCTTTTTGCCGGGGATATTTCTGAGAATTTTACGACTCGGAATATTATATGTGTTCCCTTGAGAAATAGCCAAAAGAACATCATTGGTGTATTGCAAGCAATTAACAGGAAAGAAGGTGATTTTACGGATAAAGATATCTCGGTATTTGAAGCGTTAGCAGATCATGTGGCGTTGGCTATTGAACGGTGCCGTGAGCTTCAGAAAATGCAGGATGAGCTTGAGCAGCGAGATCTCATTTTAACGGAAACTCATCATCGCCTAAAAAATAACTTATCTACCATTACAGCTCTTATCGAGCTGGAATTATCGGATATCGAGGATGAGGCAGCAAGGGAGGTGCTGCAAAAGACAATGGCACGGATAAAATCAATGACGGAGGTCCATGATTTTCTTTACAATAATAAGCCCGGAGATGAGATTAAGTTAAAGCTTTACTTGGAAGGGCTTTCGAATAAGATTGCTAATATTTTATCTAAAAAAGAGCAGCAAGTACATATTATTATTCGTGCCGCTGATGTGCGTTTGGATACTGATCGTGCTATGAGCTGTGGGCTGTTGTTAAATGAGTTAATGGTGAATTGCTACAAGCATGCTTTTGGGGATAATATTGAAGATCCTGAAATAGTTATTGCGCTCTCTGAGACGGAAGATGAAGAAATTGAATTTACTGTATCTGATAATGGCACAGGTATTGGAGATGATTTTTCAATCACAGAGTCGGGCTCGACCGGAGGATGGCTTATTAACGTTCTTATAAGGAGGTTGGAGGCCGATATTCAGGTGCAGGAGGATGATGGTACAACATTTGTTATTCGTTTTCAGAAATGA
- a CDS encoding ATP-binding protein, translated as MITISSKKEGLQWLGWSLLTLLIILLVIEGWRYGIKPSAKDNQELIENSLNKASQFFIDKQGELLTHSENIANTLQSPLLQGRSEGYLYDILNQGNFWGAALFHEENPIAWKGFALRDHNNTDQNQHDSPISLKRHNNVIYWECHIPFSVQDSTTTLQYDLFTTSRIEQNNPLAIGDQSEFNLFDSPQFSAPYPLNFSIFSSPPDQQVQSQPLTNLAGDSVGVVYATADEFQLSQAEWKANNTFWRSLFAALCFFVVVAILFAATEQLSLWKSMLLQLFFVTVGWFIFAYSDALSYWLLSLSNNAASEWADLVSTLSTSFTHAIFAWAASVVISRKLNQYHYRIEADWYLSIISLGSIFGAVNALVVLSFFKMLYQIVNKIDVALLDLRIFPEVGTIILYLILGLATIAAANILMSLNRMLFRFAKEHLKLTAAVLSVSFFISLFIAQLFIAERLILNWMFYSSIIGFAIILVLTMGYAKGVCQIVNTSDFRKLTISSFLIAIVCMPVLYHAAQNNMDEKLWQRALTYVQEEDEFAEQLTADLLTQLEQNFRDVTPEDLIENRSTLQTRFTQTIRDYISPRSNTYSLNLQLVRSNGTLIADYATDLNSPNWVNTYNIPTLQIVTEIEQITKPTIRPVVQLPQLINQQKYRTFYRGWIPIFGVSDNEPIAWILCSVYQERPEYNKPIRTVMSRLTFEDLTTPYLLQRFQDGSLVNSVQQGFTNHFPKYRMLRQDHIEALENDTLIYTDEQTDRSGYRTLFWNHSQNNIIKASTIQPGYRVILFSFFRLSFLLLLVGGLFLLIKQLLLSFNVGLLGNNIRFQDRLIDSFLLATLLFLGFLIASSHYAIKQQNQNIVRQELVDKLERLSNSIESNQEIQNRQSLGASFSLDSLATPFDVDASFYINQTVTETTTPQIYQQHLLPAALPYDIFHELYNRNRQDAYSNVQLAGQDLLIGYRIITNNNNTPIATIAIPTFLESPKYDQQLLETISYLILVYLFVFGLFILGSTFISKQLTRPLVHIQRGLNKISGGNLDTTIPVTSNDEIGNLAQAYNNMVSRLKKLQKELATAEREAAWKEMAQQVAHEIKNPLTPMKLNVQHLERQLKSDNQNPEELKKKVQQITANLIEQIQSLNNIASDFSKFSQPLTEDFTTVNIEEILASVAKLYEHDETVTITLDTPQRPMRVAGIADELKRVIINLVKNAYEAMSTNGGEIVLRLYPHQQNVFIEVEDNGTGIAEEDRPNIFVPNFSTKSSGTGLGLAICKKIIEAHDGSISFASVEGEGTTFVIKLPQK; from the coding sequence ATGATAACCATATCCTCAAAAAAAGAAGGGCTACAGTGGCTGGGATGGTCATTACTGACCCTTCTTATTATTTTATTAGTCATAGAGGGATGGAGATATGGTATCAAACCCTCTGCAAAAGATAATCAAGAGCTAATTGAAAATAGCCTCAACAAGGCTTCACAGTTTTTTATAGACAAACAAGGAGAACTACTTACCCATTCTGAAAATATAGCTAATACACTTCAATCCCCTCTTCTGCAAGGTCGTTCAGAAGGTTATCTTTATGATATATTAAATCAGGGGAACTTCTGGGGCGCTGCATTATTTCATGAGGAGAATCCCATAGCGTGGAAAGGCTTTGCCTTGCGAGACCATAACAATACCGACCAGAATCAACACGATTCCCCGATTTCTCTCAAACGACATAACAACGTTATCTACTGGGAATGCCACATCCCATTTAGTGTTCAAGACAGCACTACCACCCTACAGTATGATCTTTTTACAACATCTCGTATAGAGCAAAATAATCCACTTGCCATTGGCGACCAAAGCGAGTTTAACCTTTTTGACTCCCCCCAGTTTTCTGCACCTTATCCGCTCAACTTTAGCATCTTCAGTTCCCCACCTGACCAACAAGTACAAAGTCAACCACTTACTAATTTAGCTGGCGACTCGGTAGGCGTCGTATATGCTACGGCCGATGAGTTTCAACTTTCGCAAGCCGAATGGAAAGCAAATAATACGTTTTGGAGATCATTGTTTGCAGCCTTATGCTTCTTTGTTGTCGTTGCTATTCTCTTTGCAGCTACCGAACAACTATCACTGTGGAAATCAATGCTACTCCAGCTATTCTTTGTCACAGTTGGATGGTTTATTTTTGCCTATTCGGATGCATTATCATACTGGTTGCTATCACTTTCCAATAATGCAGCAAGCGAATGGGCCGACCTTGTATCAACGCTTAGCACCTCATTTACTCACGCTATTTTTGCTTGGGCAGCCTCGGTCGTGATCAGCAGAAAACTTAACCAATATCACTATCGGATTGAGGCCGATTGGTATTTAAGTATCATTAGTCTGGGTAGTATTTTTGGTGCCGTTAATGCTTTGGTTGTTCTCAGCTTTTTTAAGATGCTGTACCAAATCGTCAACAAGATTGATGTTGCCCTCCTCGACTTACGAATCTTCCCCGAAGTGGGGACCATCATCCTCTATCTTATTCTTGGTCTTGCCACCATAGCAGCTGCAAATATATTGATGAGCTTAAACCGGATGCTCTTTCGATTTGCAAAAGAACATCTAAAGCTAACAGCGGCTGTTCTTTCAGTAAGTTTTTTTATAAGTCTTTTTATTGCTCAATTGTTTATTGCCGAGCGACTTATCCTTAACTGGATGTTTTATAGCAGTATCATTGGCTTTGCTATTATTCTGGTACTTACCATGGGGTATGCAAAGGGGGTTTGCCAGATTGTCAACACTTCCGACTTTCGCAAATTAACCATAAGCTCTTTTCTTATTGCGATTGTATGCATGCCGGTATTATACCATGCTGCCCAAAACAACATGGATGAAAAATTATGGCAACGGGCCTTAACCTACGTCCAAGAAGAAGATGAATTTGCAGAACAACTCACCGCTGACCTATTAACCCAGCTTGAACAAAACTTTCGTGATGTAACTCCCGAGGACCTTATAGAAAACAGATCCACACTACAAACTCGTTTTACGCAAACAATTAGGGACTATATTTCGCCACGCAGCAACACATACTCACTGAACTTACAACTTGTTCGTTCTAACGGCACATTAATAGCTGATTACGCGACCGATCTGAACTCACCAAATTGGGTGAACACTTATAATATCCCTACGCTACAAATTGTCACTGAGATTGAGCAGATAACCAAACCTACCATCCGACCGGTCGTTCAACTCCCGCAACTAATTAACCAACAAAAATACCGTACATTCTACCGTGGGTGGATTCCCATCTTTGGTGTTTCGGATAATGAACCCATTGCCTGGATTTTATGCTCAGTATACCAAGAGCGTCCAGAATATAACAAACCCATCCGCACGGTGATGTCAAGACTTACATTCGAGGATTTAACCACTCCTTATTTATTGCAAAGATTTCAAGATGGGTCTTTAGTCAATTCCGTGCAACAGGGATTCACCAATCACTTCCCAAAATATCGGATGCTTCGCCAAGACCATATCGAAGCATTAGAAAACGATACACTGATCTATACCGACGAACAAACTGATCGATCTGGATACCGAACCCTATTCTGGAATCACAGCCAGAATAACATTATCAAAGCCAGTACCATCCAGCCGGGATACCGAGTCATCCTTTTCTCCTTTTTTCGGCTTAGCTTTTTACTACTCTTGGTGGGCGGCCTATTTCTACTAATCAAACAACTATTACTGTCATTTAATGTCGGATTACTTGGCAACAATATTCGCTTTCAGGATCGTCTTATCGATAGTTTTTTACTGGCCACCTTGCTCTTTTTAGGCTTTCTTATTGCATCATCCCATTACGCGATAAAACAGCAAAACCAAAATATTGTCCGCCAGGAACTTGTGGACAAATTGGAGCGACTATCAAATTCAATCGAATCGAATCAAGAAATTCAAAACCGTCAATCTCTGGGAGCCTCTTTCTCCCTTGATTCTCTTGCCACTCCATTTGATGTAGATGCCAGCTTTTATATCAACCAAACAGTGACAGAAACTACAACTCCTCAAATTTACCAACAGCACCTGCTACCGGCTGCCCTGCCCTACGATATCTTTCATGAGCTTTATAATCGAAACCGACAAGATGCGTACTCCAACGTGCAATTAGCAGGACAGGATTTATTAATTGGCTACCGCATCATCACCAATAATAACAATACGCCTATAGCTACTATTGCAATTCCTACGTTTTTAGAATCCCCAAAGTACGACCAGCAACTATTAGAGACGATCAGCTACCTCATTCTGGTGTACTTATTTGTATTCGGTTTGTTCATTCTCGGCTCTACATTTATTTCAAAGCAGCTCACCCGTCCATTAGTACATATCCAGCGCGGCTTAAATAAAATCTCCGGTGGCAACCTTGATACTACCATTCCCGTTACCAGTAATGATGAAATTGGGAACCTGGCCCAAGCCTACAATAATATGGTTTCACGACTCAAAAAGCTCCAAAAAGAGTTAGCTACGGCCGAACGCGAAGCGGCCTGGAAAGAGATGGCACAGCAAGTGGCACACGAGATCAAGAATCCACTTACTCCAATGAAATTAAATGTCCAACATCTGGAACGCCAACTTAAAAGTGACAATCAAAATCCGGAAGAACTCAAAAAGAAAGTCCAGCAAATTACCGCTAATCTGATTGAGCAAATCCAATCCCTCAATAATATTGCCTCAGATTTTTCAAAATTTTCGCAGCCTCTTACCGAAGACTTTACAACGGTAAATATTGAGGAGATTTTAGCCTCTGTAGCTAAACTCTACGAACATGATGAAACTGTTACAATTACCCTTGATACTCCTCAACGCCCCATGCGAGTGGCCGGTATTGCCGATGAATTGAAACGAGTTATCATCAACTTGGTAAAAAATGCCTACGAAGCAATGTCCACTAATGGTGGAGAAATTGTACTACGCCTCTATCCCCATCAACAAAATGTATTTATTGAAGTTGAGGACAACGGTACAGGCATTGCGGAAGAAGATCGCCCCAATATTTTCGTCCCCAACTTCTCCACTAAGTCAAGTGGTACCGGACTGGGACTGGCAATCTGCAAAAAAATTATTGAGGCTCACGATGGGAGCATCAGCTTTGCATCAGTCGAAGGCGAAGGCACTACTTTTGTTATAAAATTGCCTCAGAAATAA
- a CDS encoding MATE family efflux transporter has product MFAYLKSEKYNLRKEAGITLKIGLPVIIAQLLQMSMNFVDTVMAGNLSAQDLAAVAVGGAVFNPFMMLAAGTLMALTPVVAQHIGGRNFEKIGVNVRQGLWLSLFLAIPIFFLIRNLEFVMHFLDVTPEIIPLSQGYLNAISWGIFGICGYMVLRFFNEGMSATRPAMYFALIGVFVNIGANYVLMYGKLGFPELGAVGCGYASSIVGFVMFLGMLFFTMNHKPYNRFKIFLTWRLPEWKYLKELLQVGVPIGLSSTMEVTMFALVSLLMGSLSAVAVAGHQVAINFSAMTFMVPFGLSTAITTRVGNAIGKGSMDEARQRGYLGITMATFFMSITAVIMYLFPELITSMYTQDTEVQNVAVSLLYMAAIFQISDGLQVSSYGALRGLKDTTIPMVVNFIAYWMVGLPLGYYLGIITNIGPQGLWMGLIAGLTIAAILHNIRFYVLTKR; this is encoded by the coding sequence ATGTTTGCATACTTAAAATCAGAAAAATATAACCTGCGCAAAGAAGCCGGTATTACACTTAAAATTGGCTTACCAGTTATCATTGCCCAGCTGCTACAAATGTCGATGAACTTTGTAGATACGGTAATGGCTGGAAATCTTTCGGCACAGGACCTGGCCGCAGTAGCCGTAGGAGGTGCCGTTTTCAATCCCTTTATGATGCTGGCCGCAGGTACATTAATGGCCCTTACACCTGTGGTGGCACAACATATTGGGGGACGAAACTTCGAGAAAATTGGCGTTAATGTTCGGCAGGGATTATGGCTTTCACTATTTCTTGCCATCCCCATTTTCTTCCTGATTCGAAACCTCGAGTTTGTGATGCATTTTCTGGATGTCACTCCCGAAATCATCCCTCTTTCTCAAGGCTATCTGAATGCTATCTCCTGGGGCATTTTTGGAATCTGTGGATATATGGTGCTCCGCTTTTTCAATGAAGGAATGTCGGCCACACGTCCGGCCATGTATTTCGCACTTATCGGTGTTTTTGTCAATATTGGAGCCAACTACGTATTAATGTACGGCAAATTGGGATTCCCCGAACTGGGTGCCGTCGGTTGTGGCTACGCATCTTCGATTGTTGGCTTTGTCATGTTCCTGGGGATGCTCTTTTTTACTATGAACCACAAGCCTTACAATCGATTCAAAATATTTTTAACTTGGCGACTACCGGAATGGAAATATCTTAAAGAACTCCTGCAGGTGGGGGTACCTATCGGACTCAGCTCCACCATGGAAGTTACTATGTTTGCCTTGGTAAGTCTCTTGATGGGCTCCCTTAGCGCTGTTGCCGTAGCCGGTCACCAAGTAGCCATTAATTTCTCGGCAATGACTTTTATGGTTCCATTTGGGCTTTCAACCGCTATTACTACACGCGTTGGTAATGCTATTGGCAAGGGATCTATGGACGAAGCTCGTCAACGAGGATACCTTGGCATCACTATGGCTACCTTTTTTATGAGCATTACAGCTGTCATCATGTACTTATTTCCGGAACTTATCACCAGCATGTATACCCAAGATACTGAAGTACAGAATGTGGCAGTAAGCCTGTTGTACATGGCTGCTATATTCCAGATTTCTGACGGCCTGCAAGTCAGTAGTTATGGCGCCCTGCGCGGCCTTAAAGATACCACCATCCCGATGGTTGTTAATTTCATTGCTTACTGGATGGTAGGTTTACCCCTCGGTTATTATTTGGGAATTATTACCAATATTGGTCCCCAAGGACTTTGGATGGGACTCATCGCCGGACTTACCATAGCAGCTATTCTACACAATATCCGGTTTTACGTTCTTACAAAAAGATAA
- the rsfS gene encoding ribosome silencing factor encodes MTKTSPKTEQQFTSSNKEKTVDSDKLIEVIGEALLDRKAEDITVLDVHELTTLADKFVICHASTDVQIKAIADNVNKETKEQLNEKAWKEEGRETRRWVILDYVNVVVHIFKKELREYYALERMWNDAPIRKIEDTE; translated from the coding sequence ATGACCAAAACCTCTCCTAAAACAGAACAGCAATTTACCAGTTCTAATAAAGAAAAAACCGTAGACTCAGATAAACTTATTGAAGTTATCGGAGAAGCCTTGCTTGATCGAAAAGCTGAAGACATTACGGTTCTTGATGTTCATGAACTTACGACCTTGGCAGACAAGTTTGTTATTTGTCATGCCAGCACGGATGTCCAAATCAAGGCTATTGCCGATAATGTCAACAAAGAAACCAAGGAGCAGCTTAATGAGAAAGCTTGGAAAGAAGAAGGCCGTGAAACACGTCGATGGGTAATTCTCGACTATGTAAATGTTGTAGTACATATCTTTAAAAAGGAATTACGCGAATATTATGCCCTGGAACGCATGTGGAACGATGCTCCCATCCGAAAAATAGAAGATACCGAATAA
- a CDS encoding type III polyketide synthase, whose protein sequence is MSAYIHNIATKVPKQSYDQSFLRDRMKEYIADKEFTQRIIHRIYSNSGINKRHTVIPDFNANGDPRFFFQQDGTLNVPSTGERNQLYSKKAKRLFVDTAHKTIDENPAVDYDDITHVITVSCTGFFAPEPGFEIIQQLGLPTSTQRYHLGFMGCFAAFPAMKMAKAFCASQPNAKVLVVCLELCSIHLQPSEVTDNLISASVFADGAAGMIISNGKPQTGFELTQFSTSIAPKSENDMAWTIGDTGFDMVLSTYVPDIIESNLKDSLKPLFEEYQQDADQIDHWALHPGGRAILDKIQKSVTLSNEQLEPSRQILAEYGNMSSATILFVLENLLHQPSENQQESVLAMAFGPGLTIESGFLQKIDHH, encoded by the coding sequence ATGTCAGCTTATATTCATAACATTGCAACCAAGGTTCCCAAACAGTCCTACGATCAATCTTTCTTGCGGGACCGAATGAAAGAATATATCGCTGACAAAGAGTTTACTCAGCGGATTATTCACCGTATCTACTCCAACTCGGGAATTAACAAACGTCATACTGTAATTCCTGATTTTAATGCTAATGGCGATCCGCGATTTTTCTTCCAACAAGACGGTACACTAAATGTACCCTCCACCGGAGAACGCAATCAGCTTTATTCTAAAAAAGCCAAACGGCTTTTTGTTGATACCGCTCACAAGACTATTGACGAAAATCCAGCCGTCGATTACGATGATATTACGCATGTTATTACTGTTTCCTGCACCGGCTTTTTCGCTCCAGAACCCGGTTTCGAAATCATCCAACAACTTGGATTGCCCACTTCTACCCAGCGTTACCATCTTGGTTTTATGGGATGTTTTGCAGCTTTCCCGGCCATGAAAATGGCCAAGGCATTCTGTGCCTCACAACCCAATGCCAAAGTATTGGTCGTTTGCCTTGAGCTTTGCAGCATTCATCTACAACCATCAGAAGTAACCGATAACTTAATTTCAGCATCCGTTTTTGCCGATGGGGCGGCGGGTATGATCATCAGTAATGGCAAACCCCAAACCGGATTCGAGTTAACCCAATTCTCTACGTCCATTGCTCCCAAAAGCGAAAATGACATGGCATGGACCATTGGCGATACTGGTTTTGACATGGTACTTTCAACTTATGTACCGGATATTATCGAATCGAATCTTAAAGATTCGCTCAAGCCTCTTTTTGAGGAATACCAGCAAGACGCTGATCAAATTGACCATTGGGCCCTCCACCCTGGCGGACGTGCTATCCTGGATAAAATCCAAAAGAGCGTTACACTTTCTAATGAACAGCTGGAACCATCGCGACAAATTTTAGCCGAATATGGGAATATGAGTAGTGCCACTATTCTATTCGTTCTGGAAAACCTATTACATCAGCCTTCTGAAAACCAGCAAGAATCGGTACTTGCCATGGCCTTTGGTCCCGGCCTGACTATTGAAAGTGGATTTCTGCAAAAAATAGATCATCATTGA